One genomic segment of Salinigranum rubrum includes these proteins:
- a CDS encoding YdeI/OmpD-associated family protein, giving the protein MNPIFFESRNEFRTWLEEHHDTAEELWVGYYKVDAERSGIGYGESVEEALCFGWVDGLIKGIDDETYTRRFTPRRPDSKWSKANKERVEAMIEVGKMTRAGMELVEAAKESGEWADAYRLADDHEIPAELEAALRENETAWENFQNFSNTDQHAFIAAVEEAKTDETKQKRIERTVGLAAQDLRAYDENNKRRL; this is encoded by the coding sequence ATGAACCCGATATTCTTCGAATCTCGCAACGAGTTCCGCACCTGGTTGGAAGAGCACCACGACACGGCCGAGGAGCTATGGGTCGGTTACTACAAAGTCGACGCCGAGCGATCCGGTATCGGCTACGGCGAGTCGGTCGAGGAAGCGCTCTGCTTCGGGTGGGTCGACGGCCTGATCAAGGGCATCGACGACGAGACGTACACGCGTCGCTTCACGCCCAGGAGACCCGACAGCAAGTGGTCCAAGGCGAACAAGGAGCGGGTCGAAGCGATGATCGAGGTGGGGAAGATGACCCGGGCCGGGATGGAACTCGTCGAAGCGGCGAAGGAGTCGGGAGAGTGGGCGGATGCCTATCGACTCGCCGACGACCACGAGATCCCGGCCGAACTCGAGGCGGCGCTACGTGAGAACGAGACTGCCTGGGAGAACTTCCAGAACTTCTCGAACACTGACCAGCACGCGTTCATCGCGGCCGTCGAGGAGGCAAAGACGGACGAGACAAAGCAAAAGCGCATCGAACGAACGGTTGGCCTTGCGGCGCAAGACCTTCGAGCATACGACGAGAACAACAAGCGGCGGCTGTAA
- a CDS encoding DUF7553 family protein, producing MNKHFEDAWYYLGRAVDHLRIGLEEELAPLEAAARERFGWEEDEDEPRTRLDRVKTEFERVDTEPVRKARERIDQYRGRPPAE from the coding sequence ATGAACAAGCACTTCGAGGACGCGTGGTACTACCTGGGTCGAGCCGTCGACCACCTCCGCATCGGGCTGGAAGAGGAACTGGCACCGCTCGAAGCGGCCGCACGGGAGCGGTTCGGGTGGGAAGAAGACGAGGACGAACCTCGGACGCGACTGGACCGCGTGAAGACCGAGTTCGAGAGGGTCGATACCGAACCGGTGCGGAAGGCCCGCGAGCGCATCGACCAGTACCGCGGCCGGCCCCCGGCGGAGTAA
- a CDS encoding cation:proton antiporter regulatory subunit, which translates to MYHVRETQIPGAGDRFVVTFDDDRQLTIIIRNEGERQVRWRSEADANSELLFELSEREARRLAEIFDGSYFESVDTDLENALEDADIEWVEVDDEAPVVGQTLRESGIRTRTGVSVIAVQRSDRTHSNPDSSFRIEAGDVLVVVGSKAEHEAFEAFLS; encoded by the coding sequence GTGTACCACGTAAGAGAGACGCAGATACCGGGCGCGGGAGATCGGTTCGTTGTCACCTTCGATGACGACCGCCAGCTGACGATCATCATCCGCAACGAGGGGGAGCGACAGGTGAGATGGCGGTCGGAGGCCGATGCGAACAGCGAGTTGCTCTTCGAACTGAGTGAGCGGGAAGCCAGGCGGTTGGCGGAGATATTCGACGGCAGTTATTTCGAGTCCGTCGACACCGACCTCGAGAACGCACTTGAGGACGCGGATATCGAGTGGGTCGAAGTCGACGACGAGGCGCCGGTGGTCGGCCAGACACTCCGTGAGAGCGGGATCCGGACCCGGACGGGCGTGTCGGTGATCGCGGTTCAACGGAGTGACCGCACGCACTCCAACCCCGATTCCTCGTTCAGGATCGAGGCCGGGGACGTCCTCGTCGTCGTCGGCTCGAAGGCCGAACACGAGGCGTTCGAAGCGTTCCTGAGCTAA